The DNA window ggcctgtgcacagctctgcagagagccaggatatagttacaggaccaaggaaccaaagttatcattggattgtgacttctgtggacttattgttattacggttgatgtgaccgccgccggctactaactttgtggattacaataaattgctgttgtctcccgacctcttgcgtccgtgttgattcaaaagaccatccggaggaagacgtatacctttgctccgtgacagtgtcAGATTCCACTGCATTGCCCTATGTAATAACGAGATTCTACTCACGTCATATGATTCCCTGGGACCAGACGGCAATAGGGCTGTGTGGGTCCAGGAACACAAAGGATTATGGGACCCCCTAGTTGGCACTTCTGTGACCCAAATCTATGTAGACATGTTCCTAtgacttaaaggagtattcctatCTCATAAGTGATGGACCTCCACCAATATCGAGAATGAAAGGTCTGCAgcacagaatttttttcctgaCAGCGCCACAACTGGCTCTGCAGGGAATTACAGCCAGCTACATTTTCTCCAATAGAGTTGTGTTGGACGTCACCTGCAAACTGGGGTCAGGGGCACTTTATGATCAGTGGGTGTCCAAAAAGATGGACCACCATTGATCATAAAGAGATGGTACAGCCTAGCAGAATACTGTTACCGTATAACCCTTCAATAATGGAAGTCgtatatatagaatacaatgtataAAGTGTTTCTGATATGTCCTGTGTTTGGTTATCCCCAGACCCTATACACCAATGATGGGCGGCATCTCCAATGTTTGGTTCGATCGGTATAAAATCTCCATCGACAGCCCTGAGCACCTCGACTCCATCAATTCAATGTGCCAAGTGTTAACAGATTTAATCAAGGAAGAAACGGCGTCTGGCATTGCACTAAACAGAATATTACTGGGTAAGGTCCTCCAACTCTGGGTCCTATTACTCTATATAGTGGTCTCATTTTAGGTATGGGTTCATAGAAATATTATTGTTCTAGCCATGATGATTATTTATCAAGATTTGTGTCGATCACATCAGGTCCTTTCCTACAGCTCGGCTCCTATAGAACTGAACGGGAGCTTCTATCTGTCGCAGGGACCCTCCACAGACCCGTCTGTCACCCATATTGTTCCCTGTCCTTCCAATATAAATGTTCCTGTATATCAAGTGGGATGTCCACCTTTCTTACCTTACCGATCAGTGGTGCTCAAGTACTGATGCTTCTCGGGTTCCCTGCTGGTCTTCACTTCCTGATCTAGGGATCATGTCTCGATAGTGATTGGATGGTCCCACATCCATGTGGAAAAGgtattgtgtcaccagaaccctgccCCACAGATAAGATACTAACTGTTTTTGCCTCGTGAATTGCTGCTTCCGTTTCCAAGATATTGTTCTTTGtgtcaatgtgcaaatgagctctttggagcaatgagggcattaccTCTTACCTCTATGGAGAAATGGCAGCACCAATATTCATTGACTGTAACCTAtatatccgcagggctggggtaatatgccgggttctggtgatactaacctatcaatctgcaggactggggtgatatgctggttctggtgacactaacccatctatctgcagggctggggtgatatgcttgttctggtgatactaacctatctatctgcaggactggggtgatatactggttctggtgacactaacctatctatctgcaggactggggtgatatgctggttctggtgacagtaacctatctatctgcagggctggggtgatatgctgggtctggtgacactaacctatctatctgcaggactggggagatatgctggttctggtgacagtaacctatctatctgcagggctggggtgatatactggttctggtgacactaacctatctatctgcaggactggggtgatatgctggttctggtgacagtaacctatctatctgcagggctggggtgatatgctggttctggtgacactaacctatctatctgcagggctggggtgatatgctggttctggtgacagtaacctatctatctgcagggctggggtgatctgctggttctggtgacagtaacctatctatctgcagggctggggtgatatgctggttctggtgacactaacctatctatctgcaggactggggagatatgctggttctggtgacagtaacctatctatctgcagggctgtggtgatatgctggttctggtgacactaacctatctatctgcagggctggggtgatatgctgggtctggtgatactaacctatctatctgcaggactagtttgatattctgggttctggtgacactaacctatctatctgcaggactggggtgatatgctggttctggtgacactaacctatctatctgcagggctgggatgatattctggttctggtgacactaacctatctatctgcagggctggggtgatatgctgggtctggtgacactaacctatctatctgcagggctggggtgatatgctgggtctgatgacactaacctatctatcttcagggctggggtgatatgctgggtctggtgacactaacctatctatctgcagggctggggtgatatgctggttctggtgacactaacctatctatctgcagggctggggtgatatgctgggtctgatgacactaacctatctatctgcagggttggggtgatatgctgggtctgatgacactaacctatctatctgcagagctggggtgaagttctgggttctggtgacactaacctatctatctgcagggctggggtgaagttctgggttctggtgacattccctttaagagcaaACATGAAATTAAAAAGGTGCAAAAATGCTTCCCACAACCCGAACACATTTTTAGTAGATCAGAAGCGATGTATCACACGTCTGATAGCCGATACCCTGATCCAAGCCGATTGGAATTAACTCATGGAACATTCCGGCTAGTCCCGCGCTTGTGTCATGAGCGGGGAGAGAGACGGAGAACTTCGGCTTCTGACAGGAAATTACCTTTCGCTCTTGTGAAGACTTTATGAAATGCCGAGCAGTTACTCCACGTCGAGGGGCAAGTCATTATGTCAACATTTTTTGGAAGCGATGCCAAGGAAGACGCACATTATTCTCCCCGAGCCCTGTACGGAAGGCATGTGTTTTATGCATCTCGGCCCTGAAATACTATCTCGCTGAATCATAAAAATTTTGCCACAAACTATAAATATTTATTGAAATCACTGTCTGCAAAGAATTTACTACAGTCCATACCTGGGGAATACTGGGTTACGGAGCGAGACGCGGCAGAGTTTTTCACTTtttcgacttttttttttttcccgtggaaAATTACATTCGGAGagctgtttttagtttttttttctcttcttcggGGTCTGTGTATGCGTTTAGCCTCCTTTTTGTAGCCTTCACCACATGAAAGTATCATTACTTAATATTCAACGCTGGAGGTGACTGCATCAGAGAAGATTGTAAGTGAGTCATCCCCCTCGTATCTGCCAGATTCTGACTAACTGGGTGTAAAATGTAGCTCGGGTTTTCTCAGAAGTAATGCGATTTCTTCTGCAAACCTACTTATGCAACAGCGCCCATAAAACGTGATGGTGTCGTATGTGCGAGTGTATGGATAAAGTTACGGTGGCGTTAGACTCCTTGTGCCCCCTAACCAGCTGGAAAGTTGAGGAGCGGTTTTCGGAATGAGatgtttttggttatttttggaGATTTTCGTTGGTTTTTTTCAGTAAGTAAAAAATGAAAGGGGTTTCTCGTGTCTAATCGTGAGGGTAACTGTTCTTTGATAGAACAGGGGTCCTGAGGGTCCCAATTCCGCTTTAAGGGCCcgatcacatgggcacagaggggacggtttatggtgcgtaatccacctCATAATCTGCCccatcacaatggtggtctatggaccaccagaagcgggctgccctttctccaggcggattccgcggcttgtTGAGCCGCGGCGTcaacctggcggcagcaacctccggagtcggcccattcatttgagccgtctctggagggggaagccgcgactgtcagaagccatgacagtcgtggcaggcaggttttgacccgagagtgatgcggcccCCCACGTCGctgtcggtgccaaaatccgccccccgtgtgaacttagcctaagatggTTGTCCCATCATGGCTGTGTTGTTAGAAGGTCAAACCaccgactctgactcctctatttttccacagcccaactctgACACCTTTATTGTTCCAGTTGGACTCCTCTATTTTCCCAAAGTCCAACTCCAATTCCTCTATGTTCCCACAATTCGACTCTGCCTCTTATTTTTTTCCACACCACGACTCCAACTTATCTAGTTTTTCCACTGCCCTACACCAACTCCTCTATTGTTCCACAACAAATAATCCTCCGACTCTCACTGGTTCCAATGAAAACAGAAGACCCCGACATATTAACACAAGTAATCtttccccttcccaacatccgccgtactagtacggtgcatgccgggtgtttaactatggcggccgccatagcctctgggttttatacagtagacacctagCTCTAATGCCCCTGGTTGGTACCCGCACCGATcggggggcattaacccctctggcgcctggGTCAAAGCTGAAGAacaatcatgaagaacaatttgtcccgcaaagattaagacctcatatggctctgggagcggagaaataaaaaagttatggagtttaaaAAGAGCGGAGTCAAAAATGAATAGCGAAAATCGAAATATGCCATAGGCGGGAAGGGGATAAACCCCAAACCTGACTATGACTACGACACCACAGCCTTGTGTCCCACAATCAAGATTTATCCCACAGTCACAGAGTAAGGCCCCACCAATGAgatcccaactagagatgagcgagtactattcgaaacggccgttacgaatagcacgcacccataggaattaatggaagtggccagcacggctacgtccattcattcctatgggtgcatgctatacGTAACGGCCGTtatgaatagtactcgctcatctctaatcccaacCCATCACTAGAATGGGGGTCTCAATCACCTAATTTCTCGTCACGGGCTGCAGTGAGGAATAATTGAATGGAGCGGCCGTCACGTTTGTCCACTGGGGCTCCAGTTAATATCCGTGGGTTTCGACAGTAAAAGTTGCATGCTGCACTATTCTGGCTCcaccatttccaggaggaacaattcggagctgattttgaggtgctgGGAATTCTACTGGGAACGATCGAGCtggttgtgttgaagttaatgttGAGCGCAACGATAGCAAATGTCCTAATAATGTCCAGGACTGTGGAATCGGAGTCTGGACCACTTTTGGAAAAAAGTTGCAGACTCCGAAGGTAGTTTGGCAGTGGAAACATAGAGGAGTCTGAGTGGGTGTTTTGTccctctgactccacagcccagaTGGTgactgaaattaaaggggtttccgaaGTTCTTGTATGTTTACTGATgacatttatttttctttctccAGGGGGATTTTCCATGGGTGGTGCTATGGCCATGCACTTGGCTTATCGATACCATAGAGATGTTGCAGGAGTGTTCGCTCTCTCCAGCTTTCTTAATGAAAACTCAATAGTTTATCAGGTACAagtctccgttttttttttactatcagtCATGGAAAGACTAGAgtaaggccacgttcacatctgcgttggtattccgtccgggggattaCGCATGaggatcccctgaacggaataccaaatgcaactgcaagcggtgtgcagtgaaagcacacagaccccattagactataatggggtctgtgtgcttaccaccagatctctgcagggatcatgcggacaggaaagtagttcacaatctgcatgattcgtgcgggcaacgcacagcaagcacatggaccccattatagtctatggggtccatgtgcttttactgcacagcgctcgcagttgcgtttggtatttcattcACGGGGTCCCTATgctgactcccccggacggaataccaacacagatgtgaaccaagtataACACATTTTATAAGAATTTATGGTGATGTTTTTAATTTATTATCTATatatcctaaaaatcttgcaatttcaactcttgccactaagcctaaaatagtttttgATTTCCTTTCTCCTGGAGATGGTCTATGGTCCTTAGACACAACGTTCTGGAGCAAACTCGATTGACTTCTATGGTAGAGTTATATTGGCATGTTCTCTGACCTGTGTCAAGACGAGAGtggataagatgtgacatcacctatcgtgactggtggattctgtgtcttatctacataggcatgatcgctgtgatcatcagtttgctgtaagtgaggtaactgctgcaaagaaatctacagaaattAGGAACTCTCAgcatattattaggcttagtggccagagttggaactgtagaatttttttaaaaataacatgaaattttttaaaaacattaacaaaaattctttaaaaaatattataacatAAAATTGATTTAAAAATGGGTCATTTGTCTGGCAACATATTCcctataaggggttaaatatttagttttttttagtttttattttgacTACTTTTTTCCCCCATATTTTTCAGGACCTTAAAGCAACTCAGCAGAGCCTACCAGATTTATTTCAGTGCCACGGACAGGCCGATGAGTTAGTCTTTCACCAGTGGGGAGAAAGGACTTGCTCTCGACTGAAAGGTCTTGGCGTGACTTCATCTTTCCACAGTTTCCCAAATCTTTTTCATGAACTAAGTCTACAAGAATTAGAAGAGTTACGGTCTTGGATTTTAAAGAAATTGCCCGAGGTCACAGCAAACATGCAGTAAACCAGAAGAAGAAATGTAATAAATGTTTGTAGTCAGAGATAATCGTATTTTTGGGTCTGACTCGGGTTTTATGGGAAGCTTTTCCACATTCTACGTGTCTTGATTTGTTTACGACTCttatttcttaaaaaaataatttttaatccTATTTTGGTTTAGCATTGAGAAGGTTTTCAAGATGTTCCGggcatgaggtttttttttgtatatttttctgtataagtagtacggtggctcagtggttagcagcacTCGGTTCTTGGGCTCCGATctgaccaagaacaacatctgcatgatGTTTTTACGTTCCCCTTGTCTTTTTGTGGGTTTCCTCTAGTTTCGTCAGTTTCCTTCCacgttccaaaaacatactgagatGAATTGGTttcctattaaagggattttaccattaaaaacctttttttttttctcattgacacgacagaatagccttcagaaaggctattcttctcctacctttcgttgtcttctccaccccaccgttcagttaaaatcACGTTTTTCggcagtatacaaatgagttctctcgcagcattgggggcgggcctcagcgctcaaacagcactttgggcgtccccaatactgcgagagaactctccagtgcctcctccatcttcttcaggaacggtgtcttcacgcgtcttcctcCGGGGGTCGGCTTCAAACTTCCAGGGCAAAGGCGACTGCGCCTGCCAGTCACAAGAAAGtgaccacttacaatactgtgttagcgaccattttcttgtggccggcgggcatgccctaggccagaggcctagaagtttgaagccaccgccggaagaagacacgtgaagaccctgttcctgaagaagatggaggcggcgctggagagttctctcgcagcattggggacgcccccagtggtgtttgagcgctggagcgcACCCCCAGTTCGGCggaagaactcatttgtataccagcgaaaaacgggattttaaccgaacggtggggcgaagaagacatcgaaaggtaggagaagaatagc is part of the Leptodactylus fuscus isolate aLepFus1 chromosome 3, aLepFus1.hap2, whole genome shotgun sequence genome and encodes:
- the LYPLAL1 gene encoding lysophospholipase-like protein 1 — translated: MAASSSLARCVVSPAGKHSASVIFLHGSGDTGPGIKSWIREILKKDLTFSHIKVIFPTAPARPYTPMMGGISNVWFDRYKISIDSPEHLDSINSMCQVLTDLIKEETASGIALNRILLGGFSMGGAMAMHLAYRYHRDVAGVFALSSFLNENSIVYQDLKATQQSLPDLFQCHGQADELVFHQWGERTCSRLKGLGVTSSFHSFPNLFHELSLQELEELRSWILKKLPEVTANMQ